Part of the Sulfurimonas denitrificans DSM 1251 genome is shown below.
ATGGGATTTTTTAGAGCAAGAGGTAAAAGTCTTTGAAGCGGCAAAAAAAAGAACTCTTAGAATCTACTCAGCAGCTTGTTCTAGCGGTCAAGAGCCATACACCATAGCTATGTTTTTGCTCTCAACTCTTAAAAATCCACAAGATTGGGACATAAAAATCCTAGCTACTGATATATCTGAGAATATTCTCCTAAAAGCAATGGAGGGGTGTTATAGCGCTCAAGATATAGGCGCTCTTCCAAAGAGTATGTTGTTGAAGTTTTTTGATAAAAAAAATATTATGACAAAGCAGGGAAATGAGCTTTTCTATGAGATAAAACCTTTTGTAAAATCTATGATTACATTTAGAAGTTTTAACCTTGTTTATGGGAATTACTCAAAGATTCCTCAGAGTTTTGACATGATTTTTTGCAGAAATGTAATGATATATTTTGACAAAGAGACAAAAGAGGGCGTTGTTAAAAACCTTAGTTCAAAAATCCTAAAAGGTGGATATTTTTTCATAGGGCACAGTGAGAGTTTAGTAACCATGAAAGATGGAGTCTTAAAACTTGAAAAACCATCTATCTATAAAAAACAGTAAAAGGAGATAGTGATGAATTTAGGCGAAGTTACAAATGAGATGTTGCTAGAAGAGATTCAAAAGAGATTTTTAGAGAGAGATTTAATCATAGCAGATAGTAAAAAGATGCTAAAAAAACTCGAAGATGTAAACAAAAGACTCACAAAATCAGAAGAGAACAGAAGCAAGTTTATGTCTATCATCAAAAATGAGTTTAACAACCCTATCTTTAGCATGATAAGCCTCTCAAAATCGCTCTTAAAGTCAAGCAGTGATGAGAAAGTCAGCTTTATTGGCGAGTCTTTGTATGAAGAGTCTTTAATGCTTAATTTTCAGATAAAAAACATCATAACAGCCGCAGAGATAGAAGCGGGAACTATCCCCATAGAGTCCTCTAAGATAGACTTTTTGGATATTTTGCTACAAATAAAAGAGGAGTTGAAATATCCGCTTCAACATAAAAAGATAGATTTGCAGACAAAAATCTCATCTGATGATATTATCTATTTAGATAGAGAAAAACTCTACTTAATCCTTTTAAATCTTATCTCAAATGCTGTTGAGTTCTCTCCCGTTGATTCAAAGGTAATCGTAGAGATAAGCGAAGAGAATAACTATATAAAGCTAGTTGTTCAGGACTTTGGAGAGGGGATTGATGAGAGTGATTATGAAAATATCTTTAAGCGTTTTCATCAAGCACACAGCGGTATGAACAGAGCGCACAGAGGGCAGGGGCTTGGGCTCTCTGTTGTTAGAGATTTGGTGGATTTACTTGATGGCGAGGTTCATTTTGAGAGTACTCTGTTTAAATCTACCCGCTTTGAAATTACTCTTGCAAAATCGCTTAAGAGTGATGAGAATCTCTTTGGTGATGATGACTTTTTATTTGTATCGGATAGTGCTGGTGAGGAGTTTTAAAAATGGAGTACGAAAAAAAGTATATCCACTCAAGTCAGCTCTTTGTAGCAGTACGCCCATCAGTTATACAGACGGTTTTAGGCTCATGTGTCGCTGTTTGCTTATATGATTCAAAAATGCAAATCTCTGGGATGAACCACTACCTTCTGCCTCTTTGGAACAATGATGGACTAGCTAGTCCAAAGTATGGAAACATAGCAATTTCAAAGCTTATAGAGGCGATGGAAGCGGTTGGGTGTCAAAGAAGAGATATGGTTGCCAAACTCTTTGGAGGAGCTAGTCCTAACAACTTCAATGCACAAAACGGCATGTTAGTTGGAGAGAAAAACATTCAAATAGCGCACCACATTCTCAGTGAGCAACGCATAAAAATAGTTGCTAGTGATTTAGGCGGAACAAGAGGCAGAAAAATCTCTCTTGAGTCAAACAGTGGGCGTGTGATGCTCAAGTATGTTCAAAAAACAGAGTTTTAAGGGGTGAATTGTGGCAATTAGAGTTCTAATAGTAGATGATAGCGCAACAGCTAGAACAGTCCTAAAGGATGTTCTAAGTAAAGATAGCGAGATAGAAGTAATTGCCACAGCACCCGATGCTTATGTAGCAAGAGATAAGATAGTTCAACTAAAACCAGATGTTATCTGTCTTGATGTTGAGATGCCACGAATGGATGGAATCAGCTTTTTAAAAAAGATTATGAAGTACTTTCCTACTCCAGTTTTAATGGTATCTTCACTTACTCAAGATGGAGCGCAAGTTACTTTTGATGCGCTTGAAGCTGGAGCAATAGACTATGTTGCAAAACCTCACTCAAATATTTATGATGGTATAGATGAGATACAAAAAGAGCTAATCCAAAAAGTAAAAATGGTAGCCTCTTCAAATTTAAGTGCAAGAATAGAAGCCGCAAAAGCAAAAACTTCAACGCTGGAGTATAAACCAAAAGCTACATACTCTCTAGCTCAAACTACAAACAAACTCATAGCCATTGGTGCATCAACTGGCGGAACAGTGGCACTAGCTGAGCTAATCGCCCGTTTTACAAAAGATACACCAGGGGTTGTGGTTGTTCAACATATGCCAAGCGGGTTTACAAACTCTTTTGCACAGAGGCTTAACTCTCTTTGTGAGGTTGAAGTAAAAGAGGCAGAAGATGGCGACATTATAGGGCGTGGAAGAGTTCTTGTTGCTCCAGGAGATTTGCACATGGTGGTGCGAAGAGATGGCGGAAACTATAGAGTAAAGCTAGGAACTGGCGAGAAGATAAGCGGACATAGACCCTCAGTTGATGTTTTGTTTAACTCAGTTGCCTCTCATGTTGGTTCAAATGCCATAGGTGTACTCTTAACAGGTATGGGAAGTGATGGAGCAAAGGGGATGTTAAAGATGAAAACAAGCGGTGCTTCAACAATCGCTCAAGATGAGAAAAGCTCTATTGTGTGGGGAATGCCAAAGGTTGCTTATGAGATTGGCGCTGTTGATTTTGTAGAGCCACTCTCTAACATAGATGTAAAAATAGCATCACTTCTTAGTGAGAGAAAGTAACAAACATGATAAAAAATATAATCAAATCAAGATATTTAAAAACAGTTCCAACACTCTTATTTGGAGGATGGATTTTATTTGCTCTGTTTTTTAGCATTGAGGCAAAAGGGCTAAGAGATAGCTTTCAAGAAGAGATAGATATGGCTGCAAAGCAGAGAATGTTTACGCAAAAAATACTTCTTGAATCACATAAAGTATATATGCATGATAATAGTAGCTCAAAAAACACTCTCTTGCGTATTTATACACAGATGAGAGAAAATACATACTTTTTACATGAGAAATATTTTAGACATGATGAAAAATTGATTGGCATAAAGAGTGAAGTGGAAAAATTATTAAGCAGTGTTGAGCAGTTTATGGAGTCTAATAATAGAGAAAATTTTGACGCTTTACAAACAAGTGCAGAGATTACATTTGAGAGAGTCTCAGAGGTAGTAGATATAGTAAAAGAGAATTTTGCTGCTAGACAAAAAAGATTGATTATATTAAATCTATTTTTTTTACTAAGCAGCATTAGTATGACATTTTTATTTGTACGCTATATGTTTTTTCCTGCTGCAAAACTTGCCGCAAATAGCCAAGATGAGCTAATGATGCTAAACAAGGAGTTAGAGTTAAAAGTAGAGGAGAGAACTCTCTCTTTGCAAAGAAGTCATAACTACATAGACTCTCTGCTTCAAGCTTCTGATGAGGCTCAGATTGTCGTAAATAACGCCTTTAGAGTTATAGACTTAAATAGCAATGCAAAAAATATATTTGCAAACATAAGCAAAGGTATAGAGCTCTCAAAACTGCTTGAAGATGTTAAACAAAAAAAGGAGATATTTACTTTTATCTCTTTTTTAAGTGATTATGATGCAAATTTAA
Proteins encoded:
- a CDS encoding protein-glutamate methylesterase/protein-glutamine glutaminase — encoded protein: MAIRVLIVDDSATARTVLKDVLSKDSEIEVIATAPDAYVARDKIVQLKPDVICLDVEMPRMDGISFLKKIMKYFPTPVLMVSSLTQDGAQVTFDALEAGAIDYVAKPHSNIYDGIDEIQKELIQKVKMVASSNLSARIEAAKAKTSTLEYKPKATYSLAQTTNKLIAIGASTGGTVALAELIARFTKDTPGVVVVQHMPSGFTNSFAQRLNSLCEVEVKEAEDGDIIGRGRVLVAPGDLHMVVRRDGGNYRVKLGTGEKISGHRPSVDVLFNSVASHVGSNAIGVLLTGMGSDGAKGMLKMKTSGASTIAQDEKSSIVWGMPKVAYEIGAVDFVEPLSNIDVKIASLLSERK
- a CDS encoding sensor histidine kinase; amino-acid sequence: MNLGEVTNEMLLEEIQKRFLERDLIIADSKKMLKKLEDVNKRLTKSEENRSKFMSIIKNEFNNPIFSMISLSKSLLKSSSDEKVSFIGESLYEESLMLNFQIKNIITAAEIEAGTIPIESSKIDFLDILLQIKEELKYPLQHKKIDLQTKISSDDIIYLDREKLYLILLNLISNAVEFSPVDSKVIVEISEENNYIKLVVQDFGEGIDESDYENIFKRFHQAHSGMNRAHRGQGLGLSVVRDLVDLLDGEVHFESTLFKSTRFEITLAKSLKSDENLFGDDDFLFVSDSAGEEF
- a CDS encoding CheR family methyltransferase; this encodes MNVAAYEITKSEFKELSEFVYKEVGIHLAEHKIMLVRSRLSKRLRELNLRSFKEYLAYLNEDGSGEETIMLINEISTNVTSFFREQSQWDFLEQEVKVFEAAKKRTLRIYSAACSSGQEPYTIAMFLLSTLKNPQDWDIKILATDISENILLKAMEGCYSAQDIGALPKSMLLKFFDKKNIMTKQGNELFYEIKPFVKSMITFRSFNLVYGNYSKIPQSFDMIFCRNVMIYFDKETKEGVVKNLSSKILKGGYFFIGHSESLVTMKDGVLKLEKPSIYKKQ
- a CDS encoding chemotaxis protein CheD yields the protein MEYEKKYIHSSQLFVAVRPSVIQTVLGSCVAVCLYDSKMQISGMNHYLLPLWNNDGLASPKYGNIAISKLIEAMEAVGCQRRDMVAKLFGGASPNNFNAQNGMLVGEKNIQIAHHILSEQRIKIVASDLGGTRGRKISLESNSGRVMLKYVQKTEF